One window from the genome of Bacillus weihaiensis encodes:
- a CDS encoding DUF3231 family protein: MKDLKPLTSSEVGTLWMTYQEKTMLQRFLEYFIEVSDDKEAKNIMTNTHSTIVKYVEVIKTIFEKEGAVIPIGFTKEDIHIGAPKLYDQMFDIMFLRMIKEISMGLHTLHLNMSYREDLVLLYKELTAFTQNVFHTCVEYLQVKDVLPRPPSVTMPKRVEFAKNTNYMSGLNLFSNKRALNTVEVSYIYHTIESNIFGMQMITGFAQVANEPEVKKYFVKGKELSKKIVTDYTQVLLQSDIQPSSTWGAKATDSKISPFSDKLMMYCTSLFTSFGLGSNALGTSFSLRSDLPLLMTSTAKDIFTYGQDGGKIMARNGWMEQPPTMEDRNNLTK, translated from the coding sequence ATGAAAGACCTTAAACCATTGACCTCAAGTGAAGTCGGGACACTTTGGATGACCTACCAAGAAAAAACCATGCTTCAGCGTTTCTTGGAGTATTTTATAGAAGTATCTGACGATAAAGAAGCAAAGAATATTATGACCAATACACACTCAACTATTGTTAAATATGTAGAGGTTATTAAGACAATATTTGAAAAAGAAGGGGCAGTTATTCCAATTGGTTTCACGAAAGAGGATATACATATTGGAGCACCTAAATTGTACGATCAAATGTTTGATATTATGTTTCTTCGGATGATTAAGGAGATTAGTATGGGGTTACACACTCTTCACCTTAATATGTCTTATCGTGAGGATTTAGTCCTCTTATATAAAGAACTCACAGCGTTTACACAAAATGTCTTTCACACATGCGTTGAGTATCTACAAGTTAAAGATGTTCTTCCACGCCCACCTTCTGTTACAATGCCTAAACGTGTGGAATTTGCTAAAAATACCAATTATATGAGTGGACTGAACTTATTTTCAAACAAACGTGCATTAAATACTGTAGAAGTCTCTTATATCTATCATACAATTGAAAGTAATATATTCGGCATGCAAATGATTACAGGCTTTGCTCAAGTAGCCAACGAACCAGAAGTAAAAAAATACTTTGTTAAAGGGAAAGAATTATCAAAGAAAATTGTGACGGACTATACTCAAGTATTACTTCAAAGTGATATCCAACCTTCTTCAACGTGGGGAGCGAAAGCAACAGACTCAAAGATATCACCTTTTTCAGATAAGTTAATGATGTATTGTACAAGTCTTTTTACAAGCTTTGGCCTTGGTAGTAATGCTTTAGGTACCTCTTTTAGTTTACGTTCTGATCTGCCCCTCCTTATGACAAGTACAGCAAAGGACATCTTCACTTACGGACAAGATGGAGGTAAAATCATGGCGAGAAATGGATGGATGGAACAACCACCTACAATGGAGGATCGAAATAATTTGACGAAGTAA
- a CDS encoding DUF2161 domain-containing phosphodiesterase: MQEKKKRQEIDLYKPIQRYFIKEGYEVYGEVKDCDLAAVKEDLLLIVELKLNLTVDLLIQATKRQKLTDQVYIAIPKPKVTKKSRRWRDICQLFQRLDLGLIVVSLESQRKKVDIVCHPPNSEFSGYKRVNKRKRENLLNEVNGRSADYNVGGSTRTKIMTAYKENCIQIAVYLHQFGELSPKKLKELGTGEKTSSILMKNYYRWFDRVRRGVYILNETGTHEIAKYPEIVQYYISTIQKKEQSK; the protein is encoded by the coding sequence ATGCAAGAGAAGAAAAAACGACAGGAAATCGATTTATATAAGCCAATTCAGCGTTATTTCATTAAAGAAGGCTATGAGGTTTATGGAGAGGTAAAGGATTGTGATCTAGCTGCGGTCAAAGAGGATTTGTTACTTATTGTTGAACTAAAATTGAATTTAACTGTTGATTTGTTAATACAAGCCACTAAAAGACAAAAATTAACGGACCAAGTATATATTGCTATTCCTAAGCCTAAGGTAACAAAAAAATCAAGACGTTGGCGAGATATATGTCAGCTTTTTCAACGCTTAGATCTTGGCTTAATAGTTGTCTCGTTAGAAAGCCAACGAAAAAAGGTGGATATTGTATGCCATCCACCAAACTCTGAATTTAGTGGGTATAAACGAGTAAACAAACGAAAAAGAGAGAATTTGTTAAATGAAGTAAATGGTAGAAGTGCTGACTACAATGTCGGAGGTAGCACTCGAACAAAAATTATGACGGCTTACAAAGAAAATTGCATTCAAATTGCTGTCTACCTTCACCAATTTGGTGAGCTTTCTCCAAAAAAATTGAAGGAGCTTGGCACAGGGGAGAAAACTTCATCTATTTTAATGAAAAATTATTATAGATGGTTTGATCGGGTTAGACGTGGGGTTTACATTCTAAATGAAACAGGAACTCATGAAATAGCAAAATATCCTGAAATCGTACAGTATTATATTTCTACTATTCAAAAAAAGGAACAATCCAAATAA
- a CDS encoding maltose acetyltransferase domain-containing protein, with product MKSEKQKMVDGELYVAADPKLVKDRMQARKLTRQFNQTEETEETVREELLKTLLGSTGKNLYIEPTFRCDYGINIHVGENFYANFDCVFLDVCKIIIGDNCMVAPGVHIYTATHPLDPIERNSGKEYGIPVKIGDNVWIGGKAVINPGVSLGNNIVVASGAVVTKSFPSNVVIGGNPARIIKDLNLSNRGG from the coding sequence ATGAAATCAGAAAAACAAAAAATGGTTGATGGAGAGCTGTATGTTGCTGCTGATCCAAAGCTAGTAAAAGATCGCATGCAGGCTCGAAAATTAACGAGACAATTTAATCAAACTGAGGAAACAGAAGAAACTGTTCGAGAAGAGCTATTAAAAACATTATTAGGCTCGACAGGAAAGAACCTCTATATAGAACCTACTTTTCGTTGTGATTACGGCATTAATATACATGTAGGTGAGAATTTTTACGCGAACTTTGATTGTGTATTTCTTGATGTTTGCAAGATCATAATTGGAGATAACTGCATGGTAGCACCTGGTGTTCATATTTATACAGCCACACATCCATTAGATCCAATTGAAAGAAATTCAGGTAAGGAGTATGGAATTCCAGTTAAAATTGGTGATAATGTCTGGATTGGTGGAAAAGCTGTGATTAATCCAGGAGTGTCATTAGGGAACAATATAGTCGTTGCTTCAGGAGCTGTTGTTACAAAGTCATTTCCTTCTAATGTTGTTATAGGGGGCAATCCTGCTAGGATAATCAAAGATTTGAACTTGTCAAATAGGGGGGGATAA
- a CDS encoding GNAT family N-acetyltransferase yields MITFTAEMMEQLLCDRSKFINEVPFEVADEFPLEVYQQFFPYKVERFKKYPHENEWEGIIVLKEENKIIGDMGFKGGPDHDGVLDIGYSIVPEYRGRGFATEMGKEMVRWGFKDENVKTIIATSNPENIASKKVLEKIGFQIEGMTEEKVMWVLIKDLQDQ; encoded by the coding sequence ATGATTACCTTTACCGCTGAAATGATGGAACAGTTGTTATGTGATCGTTCAAAATTTATAAATGAAGTCCCATTTGAAGTGGCAGATGAATTCCCACTTGAAGTCTATCAACAATTTTTCCCATATAAAGTCGAACGATTTAAAAAATACCCTCATGAAAATGAATGGGAAGGAATCATCGTATTAAAAGAAGAGAACAAAATAATAGGCGATATGGGTTTTAAAGGAGGACCAGATCATGATGGTGTCCTTGATATAGGCTATAGTATTGTTCCTGAATACAGAGGAAGAGGATTTGCAACAGAGATGGGAAAAGAAATGGTTCGATGGGGATTTAAGGACGAAAATGTGAAAACAATCATTGCTACAAGTAATCCTGAAAACATTGCTTCAAAAAAAGTATTGGAGAAAATAGGATTTCAAATAGAAGGGATGACAGAAGAAAAGGTCATGTGGGTCTTAATAAAAGATTTGCAGGATCAATAG
- a CDS encoding GtrA family protein, which yields MKITKNLTIKFTKYSVVGTLTTILYFISMFLFVELVKLEPVLSATISFLVMTFFSFLLNRKYTFGGTYSHLKLYRFSIVGLIGLLLNFVIMYLVVHHFSYHYLIGEIVTLLIIPLVNFTLNNWWTFR from the coding sequence ATGAAAATCACGAAAAATCTCACGATAAAATTCACTAAATATAGCGTAGTTGGGACTCTTACAACTATACTTTATTTCATCTCAATGTTTCTATTCGTTGAGTTAGTTAAGCTAGAACCAGTTTTATCTGCCACCATTTCGTTTCTAGTAATGACCTTCTTCTCATTTCTCTTGAACCGAAAATATACATTCGGTGGTACATACTCTCATCTAAAGCTCTACCGGTTTAGTATTGTCGGGCTCATTGGCTTACTTTTAAACTTTGTGATTATGTATCTTGTGGTCCACCATTTTTCTTACCATTACTTAATTGGCGAAATCGTAACATTACTAATTATCCCACTCGTCAACTTCACATTAAATAACTGGTGGACCTTTAGGTAA
- a CDS encoding helix-turn-helix domain-containing protein: MDKKQEESVEKLVQQIGQTLRMVRQERNLSLQELADISAVSKLTLGKVERGEANPSLSVIWKIANSLGLPISTLMNEKAEVVVVRNHEGNRIVSENGACSLEPMFDSTNFRSMELHRAFLQPNSDYHPGAHQAGVIEYVTVMEGEAVVVVDQEEYVLNQYDSIKFRGDRDHTYKNLTQSEVVLHFVMTYM, encoded by the coding sequence ATGGATAAAAAACAAGAAGAATCAGTTGAAAAATTAGTCCAGCAAATTGGTCAAACACTAAGAATGGTAAGACAAGAAAGAAATTTAAGCCTTCAAGAGTTAGCGGACATATCAGCTGTTAGCAAGCTGACGTTAGGAAAGGTTGAGAGAGGTGAAGCAAATCCCTCATTATCAGTAATCTGGAAAATTGCAAATTCTTTAGGCTTACCGATTTCAACCTTAATGAATGAAAAAGCGGAAGTTGTTGTTGTGAGAAACCATGAGGGGAATAGAATTGTCAGTGAAAACGGAGCGTGCTCATTAGAACCTATGTTTGATTCGACAAACTTTAGGTCGATGGAACTTCATCGAGCATTTTTACAACCTAATAGTGACTATCATCCAGGTGCACATCAAGCTGGTGTTATAGAGTATGTGACAGTAATGGAAGGAGAAGCGGTTGTAGTGGTTGATCAAGAAGAGTATGTACTAAACCAATACGATTCAATCAAATTTAGAGGAGACCGTGATCATACATATAAGAATCTTACTCAATCAGAAGTTGTCCTACATTTTGTCATGACGTATATGTAG
- a CDS encoding ring-cleaving dioxygenase: MNSLKGIHHVTAITSSAEKNYEFFTYVLGMRLVKKTVNQDDIQTYHLFFADDKGNAGTDMTFFDFPGIPKGVHGTNEISKTSFRVPSDEALDYWVKRFDHYHLSHEGIQEQFGKKVLPFVDFDDQRYQLISDELNEGIAAGEPWKNGPVPIDFAITGLGPISITVENYYHLEDVLVKILRFRKVSDKGKYHLYEVGEGGNGAQIILEENTSLPQSMQGFGTVHHVAFRVEDRKVLDEWINHLDSFGFPTSGYVNRHFFESLYARVAPQILFEFATDGPGFMGDEPYETLGEKLSLPPFLEPKREEIERLVRPIDTVRSTKRLDKEVF, translated from the coding sequence ATGAATTCGTTAAAGGGTATTCATCATGTAACAGCCATTACAAGTAGTGCAGAAAAGAACTATGAATTTTTCACATATGTGTTAGGAATGAGACTGGTTAAGAAAACAGTAAACCAGGATGATATCCAAACGTATCACTTATTCTTCGCTGACGATAAAGGGAACGCAGGAACAGATATGACCTTTTTTGATTTTCCAGGTATACCAAAGGGAGTGCATGGTACAAATGAGATTTCAAAAACGTCCTTTCGTGTTCCTTCTGATGAGGCATTAGACTATTGGGTTAAGCGCTTCGATCATTATCATCTTTCTCATGAAGGCATTCAAGAGCAATTTGGAAAAAAGGTTCTTCCCTTTGTTGATTTTGATGATCAAAGATATCAGCTTATATCAGACGAATTAAATGAAGGAATAGCTGCAGGTGAGCCGTGGAAAAACGGACCTGTACCCATTGATTTTGCTATTACAGGTCTAGGTCCAATATCAATCACAGTTGAGAATTATTACCATTTGGAAGATGTGTTAGTGAAAATCTTAAGGTTTCGGAAAGTGTCAGATAAGGGGAAGTATCATTTGTATGAAGTAGGAGAAGGTGGAAATGGAGCCCAAATTATTTTAGAAGAAAATACGTCACTTCCTCAAAGTATGCAGGGCTTTGGGACAGTCCATCATGTAGCGTTCCGGGTTGAGGACAGAAAAGTGTTGGACGAGTGGATAAACCATCTTGATTCATTTGGGTTTCCTACTTCTGGATATGTCAACCGTCATTTCTTTGAATCTCTATATGCAAGAGTAGCTCCGCAGATTCTCTTTGAGTTTGCGACAGACGGTCCTGGGTTCATGGGGGATGAGCCGTATGAAACTCTTGGTGAAAAGCTTTCCTTACCACCGTTTTTAGAACCGAAACGAGAAGAAATTGAACGATTGGTAAGACCGATTGATACAGTAAGAAGTACAAAAAGGCTTGATAAGGAAGTTTTTTAG
- the cysI gene encoding assimilatory sulfite reductase (NADPH) hemoprotein subunit translates to MANKVLKAPEGSPSDVERIKEDSNYLRGTLKETMAERLSSGISEDDNRLMKFHGSYLQDDRDVRNERQKQKLEPAYQFMLRVRLPGGVATPNQWLVMDDLAQKYGNGTMKLTTRQTFQLHGILKWNMKSTIQEIHGSLLDTIAACGDVNRNVMCNPNPYQSEVHAEVYEWAKVLSDDLLPRTRAYHELWLDEEKVAGTPDVEEEVEPMYGPLYLPRKFKIGVAVPPSNDIDVFSQDLGYIAIVEDGNLVGFNVAIGGGMGMTHGDKETYPQLAKVIGFCKPEQVYEVAEKIITIQRDYGNRSVRKNARFKYTVDRLGLENVKEELENRLGYKLEDAKPFSFDHNGDRYGWEKGIKGKWHFTLFVEGGRVTDYDDYKLMTGLREIAKIHTGDIRLTANQNLIIADVSSQKKKQINELIERYGLTDGKHHSALRRSSIACVSLPTCGLAMAEAERYLPVLMTKIEKIVDENGLRDKEITIRMTGCPNGCARHALGEIGFIGKGPGKYNMYLGAAHDGSRLSKMHRENIGEEEILKELGEIIPRYAKEREENEHFGDFVVRAGIINATTDGTNFHA, encoded by the coding sequence ATGGCGAATAAAGTGTTAAAAGCACCAGAAGGCTCTCCAAGTGATGTAGAGCGCATTAAGGAAGATAGTAATTACTTACGCGGCACACTGAAGGAGACAATGGCAGAGAGATTGAGCTCGGGCATTTCAGAAGATGACAACCGACTCATGAAATTCCACGGCAGCTACTTACAGGATGACCGAGATGTTCGAAATGAGCGTCAAAAGCAAAAGCTAGAGCCTGCGTATCAGTTTATGCTACGTGTACGTTTACCTGGTGGAGTTGCTACACCGAACCAATGGCTTGTCATGGATGATTTAGCTCAAAAATATGGAAATGGTACGATGAAGTTAACAACACGTCAAACGTTCCAATTACACGGAATTTTAAAATGGAATATGAAGAGCACCATTCAAGAAATTCACGGCTCTCTACTAGACACCATCGCTGCTTGTGGTGATGTAAACCGTAACGTTATGTGTAATCCAAATCCGTATCAATCAGAGGTTCATGCAGAAGTGTATGAGTGGGCAAAGGTGTTAAGTGACGATCTTCTTCCTCGTACAAGAGCTTATCATGAGCTATGGCTTGATGAGGAAAAGGTTGCAGGTACACCGGATGTTGAAGAAGAGGTTGAACCAATGTATGGCCCTCTTTACTTACCACGTAAATTCAAAATAGGGGTTGCTGTGCCACCTTCTAATGATATCGATGTTTTTTCACAGGATTTAGGCTATATTGCGATCGTAGAAGACGGTAACCTTGTTGGCTTTAATGTTGCCATTGGTGGCGGAATGGGTATGACGCATGGTGATAAGGAAACCTATCCTCAACTTGCAAAAGTAATCGGATTCTGTAAACCTGAACAGGTGTATGAAGTTGCTGAAAAAATCATTACGATTCAACGTGACTACGGAAACCGTTCTGTTCGTAAAAATGCTCGATTTAAGTATACAGTCGACAGATTAGGGCTGGAAAATGTAAAGGAAGAGCTTGAAAATCGTCTAGGCTACAAATTAGAGGATGCAAAGCCTTTCTCATTTGATCATAATGGAGACCGCTATGGCTGGGAAAAAGGAATCAAAGGCAAATGGCATTTTACGCTTTTCGTTGAAGGCGGACGTGTTACGGATTATGATGACTATAAGCTAATGACAGGATTGCGTGAAATTGCCAAAATTCATACGGGTGATATTCGTTTAACTGCGAACCAAAATCTGATTATCGCTGACGTATCAAGTCAAAAGAAGAAGCAAATCAATGAACTAATTGAAAGATATGGACTAACAGATGGCAAGCATCATTCTGCTCTTCGTAGAAGCTCGATTGCCTGCGTATCCTTACCAACATGTGGACTTGCGATGGCTGAAGCAGAGCGCTATTTACCAGTCCTTATGACTAAAATTGAAAAAATTGTTGATGAAAATGGTCTTCGTGACAAGGAAATCACGATTCGTATGACAGGCTGTCCAAACGGATGTGCGCGACATGCTTTAGGTGAAATAGGCTTTATTGGGAAAGGTCCTGGTAAATACAATATGTACCTGGGTGCTGCTCATGATGGAAGCCGTTTAAGTAAAATGCACAGGGAAAATATTGGTGAAGAGGAAATTTTAAAAGAGCTTGGAGAAATCATTCCTCGCTATGCAAAAGAACGTGAAGAAAATGAGCATTTTGGAGATTTTGTTGTTCGTGCAGGGATCATTAACGCGACGACGGATGGAACCAATTTTCACGCATGA
- a CDS encoding DUF1540 domain-containing protein → MAQDVLCEVSSCVHNINKENRCGATQIYVVNHKEKDAHSSAETDCKTFEPAGL, encoded by the coding sequence ATGGCACAAGACGTACTGTGTGAAGTAAGTAGCTGCGTTCATAATATTAATAAAGAAAATAGATGTGGTGCAACTCAAATCTACGTTGTAAATCACAAAGAAAAAGATGCGCATTCTAGCGCTGAAACGGATTGTAAAACATTTGAACCGGCAGGACTATAA
- a CDS encoding uracil/xanthine transporter — translation MNTLKRTILVLAGFQWLFFLFANTVVIPISIGEALQVDSAEIVAAIQRSFIFTGVACMLQGLLGHRFAIMEGQSGLWWGIILSLAASANSFHLDLQSIGGSIALGAMISGLLVVGLGAFGMGNVLKKWFTPAVMFVFLLLLANQLIYTFFSGMVGLTDENQIDMKLACFSFTIVTITVLIHVKGRGVVQNLALLIGLIIGWLSYKLIFPQSITPPSAPNPSVFHVFPWGEPVLEWGIVMTVILTGLLNTTNTVASLKGAEDIYEQKASSKQYRDSFILSGFFTFISGIFGLVPYAPYASSLGFLQSTGIKERAPFILGSFLFLLLGCSSSLSEFFSMMPSSVGSSILFVAYVQLFRSSFKQVERIPLTPTSIYKIAIPALVGLSIKNIPVEAFQTVPTLLRPLVSNGLLMGILLVLLMEFIYFIGGKKNEKE, via the coding sequence ATGAATACACTTAAACGGACCATTCTTGTACTTGCTGGTTTTCAATGGTTATTTTTCTTATTTGCTAATACAGTGGTGATTCCTATTTCCATTGGCGAGGCACTACAAGTAGATTCTGCTGAAATTGTGGCAGCTATTCAACGATCGTTTATCTTTACTGGTGTAGCCTGTATGTTGCAAGGTTTACTAGGACATAGATTTGCGATTATGGAGGGGCAATCTGGCTTGTGGTGGGGCATCATTTTAAGTCTTGCAGCTTCGGCAAACTCCTTTCATTTAGACTTACAAAGTATTGGGGGAAGTATAGCATTAGGTGCCATGATTTCTGGTCTACTTGTTGTTGGTTTAGGAGCTTTTGGGATGGGAAATGTCTTGAAAAAATGGTTTACACCAGCTGTGATGTTTGTTTTTTTACTCCTTCTAGCTAACCAATTGATTTATACATTTTTTAGTGGAATGGTTGGCTTAACAGATGAAAACCAAATCGATATGAAGCTTGCGTGCTTTTCATTCACTATTGTGACAATCACGGTGCTCATACATGTTAAGGGTAGAGGAGTAGTTCAAAATCTTGCCCTTTTAATTGGGCTAATTATAGGGTGGTTAAGCTATAAACTTATTTTTCCGCAATCAATCACACCACCCTCAGCTCCAAATCCCTCTGTTTTTCACGTTTTTCCTTGGGGAGAACCAGTGTTAGAATGGGGTATTGTTATGACGGTAATCTTAACAGGTCTTTTAAATACAACGAATACTGTGGCTTCATTAAAAGGGGCGGAAGATATTTATGAACAAAAAGCTAGTTCGAAACAGTATCGAGATTCTTTTATCCTCTCAGGCTTCTTTACTTTTATCTCAGGGATCTTTGGGTTAGTACCATATGCGCCCTATGCATCATCACTTGGTTTTCTACAGTCAACAGGGATTAAAGAACGAGCACCGTTCATTTTAGGTTCATTTTTATTTTTATTATTAGGATGTAGCTCCAGTCTAAGTGAGTTCTTTTCAATGATGCCATCAAGTGTAGGAAGTTCGATTTTATTTGTCGCGTATGTGCAGCTTTTCCGTTCTTCTTTTAAGCAGGTGGAGAGGATTCCTTTAACGCCTACTTCTATTTATAAAATAGCAATACCTGCACTCGTAGGTTTATCAATTAAAAACATACCAGTTGAAGCCTTTCAGACAGTGCCTACATTATTACGTCCACTTGTTTCAAATGGCTTGTTAATGGGGATTTTACTTGTTTTACTTATGGAATTTATCTATTTTATTGGAGGAAAGAAGAATGAAAAAGAATAA
- a CDS encoding assimilatory sulfite reductase (NADPH) flavoprotein subunit, which translates to MQLQVINSPFSQEQVDLLNQLLPKLNENQKYWLSGYLTGTQAPGVTSIQNSGEAIQAGNVSATKGPASISKEVTILFGSQTGNAQSLAENAGKTLKEKGFDVTISSMSDFKPNSLKKVKNLLIVVSTHGEGEPPDNAIAFHEFLHGRRAPKLEDLRFSVLALGDTSYEFFCKTGIDFDQKLEALGGTRLFDRVDCDVDFEESASKWLKGIVEGLSNGDQVAEASDDKTQAPQVEQTEIVYSRTNPFHAEVLENLNLNGRGANKETRHLELSLEGSGITYEPGDALGIFPENDPELVGLILEETKWNPDEKVTINKDGDTLTVKEALTSYFEITVLTKAVLEKASAFTTNPDLAKLIEAENRDQLKAYIFGRDILDLLRDFKPWSFTAQDFLSILRKMPARLYSIASSIEANPEEVHLTIGAVRYEAHGRKRNGVCSILTAERVQPGDKLPIYIQKNKNFRLPENPETPIIMVGPGTGVAPFRSFMQEREETGAQGKSWMFFGDQHFVTDFLYQTEWQKWVKDGVLTKMDVAFSRDNEEKVYVQHRMLENSKEFFQWLEEGAVFYICGDKNYMAKDVHETLLTIIEKEGNMTRDKAEEYVAAMKKQKRYHRDVY; encoded by the coding sequence TTGCAACTTCAAGTAATCAATAGTCCATTTAGTCAAGAACAAGTGGATCTGTTAAATCAATTATTACCTAAATTGAATGAAAACCAAAAATATTGGCTTAGCGGATACCTAACTGGTACACAAGCCCCTGGTGTGACATCTATACAAAATAGCGGTGAAGCGATACAAGCAGGTAACGTATCCGCTACTAAGGGACCGGCTTCAATCTCTAAAGAAGTGACCATCCTCTTTGGGTCTCAAACAGGTAATGCTCAGTCACTTGCTGAGAATGCAGGCAAAACACTTAAGGAGAAGGGCTTTGATGTAACTATTTCTTCTATGAGTGATTTTAAACCTAATTCCCTTAAAAAAGTTAAAAACCTTCTTATTGTGGTGAGTACACATGGAGAAGGCGAGCCACCTGATAATGCGATAGCATTCCATGAATTTTTACACGGTAGACGTGCACCGAAGCTTGAAGACCTTCGCTTTTCTGTCTTAGCACTTGGCGACACATCTTATGAGTTCTTCTGTAAAACGGGGATTGATTTCGATCAGAAACTAGAAGCATTAGGTGGAACACGTCTCTTTGATAGAGTCGACTGTGATGTGGACTTTGAAGAGTCGGCTTCAAAATGGCTTAAAGGAATTGTTGAGGGTTTATCTAATGGTGATCAGGTAGCCGAAGCTTCAGATGACAAGACACAAGCTCCTCAAGTGGAACAAACAGAAATCGTCTATTCGCGTACAAATCCTTTTCATGCAGAAGTATTAGAGAACCTTAATTTAAATGGACGTGGAGCAAATAAGGAAACGCGTCATTTAGAATTATCATTAGAAGGATCAGGTATTACATATGAACCTGGTGATGCTCTTGGGATCTTCCCAGAAAATGATCCAGAATTAGTGGGGCTAATCCTTGAAGAAACAAAGTGGAATCCTGACGAAAAAGTAACGATAAATAAGGACGGAGATACTTTAACAGTAAAAGAGGCTCTTACATCTTATTTTGAAATAACAGTGTTAACAAAGGCAGTTCTCGAGAAAGCATCTGCTTTTACGACAAACCCGGATTTAGCAAAATTAATTGAAGCAGAAAACAGAGACCAACTAAAAGCCTATATTTTTGGTCGGGATATACTTGATCTTTTGCGTGATTTTAAACCTTGGTCTTTTACAGCTCAAGACTTCTTGTCGATTTTACGTAAAATGCCTGCACGACTATATTCGATCGCAAGTAGTATCGAAGCAAATCCAGAAGAGGTTCATTTAACAATTGGTGCGGTTAGATACGAAGCACATGGACGTAAGCGTAACGGAGTATGTTCCATTTTAACAGCAGAACGCGTTCAACCAGGTGATAAATTGCCAATTTATATTCAAAAAAATAAAAACTTCAGACTTCCTGAAAATCCGGAAACACCTATTATTATGGTTGGACCTGGTACGGGTGTAGCTCCTTTCCGTTCATTTATGCAGGAGAGGGAAGAGACGGGTGCACAAGGTAAGTCATGGATGTTCTTTGGAGACCAGCATTTTGTAACAGACTTCCTTTACCAAACCGAATGGCAAAAGTGGGTCAAAGATGGTGTGCTTACGAAGATGGACGTTGCTTTTTCACGCGACAATGAAGAAAAAGTATATGTTCAACACAGAATGCTAGAAAACAGCAAGGAATTCTTCCAGTGGTTAGAAGAAGGAGCCGTTTTCTATATTTGTGGAGATAAAAATTATATGGCAAAAGACGTACATGAAACTCTTCTTACAATCATTGAAAAAGAAGGTAACATGACTCGAGATAAAGCAGAAGAATATGTGGCTGCGATGAAGAAACAAAAACGCTACCACCGTGATGTGTATTAA